In the genome of Methanopyrus kandleri AV19, one region contains:
- a CDS encoding methyl CoM reductase subunit alpha → MVERSKEEALFIKALKEKFEEDPEEKHTKFYVYGGYRQSPRKEFAKGALREFEPAGERDLIVPAE, encoded by the coding sequence ATGGTCGAACGTAGCAAGGAGGAAGCGCTGTTTATTAAGGCACTTAAGGAGAAGTTCGAGGAGGATCCGGAGGAGAAGCACACGAAGTTCTACGTCTACGGTGGGTACCGCCAGTCACCGAGGAAGGAGTTCGCAAAGGGCGCGTTGCGAGAGTTCGAGCCCGCGGGCGAGCGAGACCTCATCGTGCCCGCGGAGTAA
- a CDS encoding radical SAM protein — MEEPENLAVVPPSCEAGPCGNSCVFCYIRQNPPEVLREHGGNVDTTRHDTLNDPHLEERVERARDRYPDLRLRIVDTAGNVGIDEGRVESLAAAGIDEVQISLHTTVPETRKKLMGNPNADELLELLPKFEDVGIDVIADLVLTPGYNLRELPRTCEDLETMGARQVRVFPVGGTDLARGFRFPTRRELEWMRETSRRLDCELNIEVIPSPTIDALLGEPAFDPPDLPEPDFEAVIVVGELAAPIFEPAVRELENVELLVVKNRVFGGVIGASSLLTAKDVLREIERYEPRTEFPVLILPDAMFSPDGRTLDGWSREELVGKLAALGYTVVTCRKPEEVAKVLASPSPW, encoded by the coding sequence ATGGAAGAGCCCGAGAACCTCGCCGTCGTGCCGCCGTCATGCGAAGCCGGACCGTGCGGTAACTCCTGCGTTTTCTGTTACATCAGGCAGAACCCACCCGAGGTGCTCAGAGAGCACGGTGGAAACGTGGATACGACTCGTCACGACACGTTGAACGATCCGCACCTGGAGGAGCGCGTCGAGCGAGCCCGCGACCGGTACCCCGACCTCCGACTCAGGATCGTGGACACCGCGGGGAACGTGGGAATCGACGAGGGACGCGTCGAGTCCCTGGCGGCGGCCGGGATAGACGAGGTTCAGATCTCGTTGCACACCACGGTTCCGGAGACGCGGAAGAAACTGATGGGGAACCCGAACGCGGACGAGTTGTTGGAGCTGCTACCGAAGTTCGAGGACGTCGGCATCGACGTCATCGCCGATCTAGTGCTCACTCCCGGATACAACCTCAGGGAGCTACCCCGCACGTGCGAAGACTTGGAGACGATGGGGGCCAGGCAGGTCCGCGTGTTTCCGGTCGGAGGTACGGACCTCGCCCGTGGGTTCCGGTTCCCCACCCGGAGGGAGTTGGAGTGGATGCGAGAGACCTCCCGGCGATTGGATTGTGAGCTGAATATTGAGGTGATACCCTCACCTACGATCGACGCGCTGCTAGGTGAACCCGCGTTCGACCCGCCGGATCTCCCGGAACCGGACTTCGAGGCCGTAATCGTCGTCGGTGAACTGGCCGCTCCTATTTTCGAACCGGCGGTCCGAGAGCTGGAGAACGTCGAGCTGCTCGTGGTGAAGAACCGGGTGTTCGGCGGTGTGATCGGGGCGTCGAGCCTGCTCACCGCGAAGGACGTTCTGAGGGAGATCGAGCGTTACGAGCCTCGGACGGAGTTCCCGGTCCTGATCCTCCCCGACGCCATGTTCAGTCCCGACGGCAGGACACTCGACGGGTGGTCCCGCGAGGAGTTAGTGGGGAAGTTAGCGGCGCTCGGGTACACGGTGGTGACGTGCAGAAAACCCGAAGAGGTCGCGAAAGTCCTCGCATCCCCCTCACCGTGGTGA